Within Crassostrea angulata isolate pt1a10 chromosome 2, ASM2561291v2, whole genome shotgun sequence, the genomic segment caataaacaaacatgATCAAATACCATACTAAAGATAATATTAAAAGATGTTTGTGTTATTAGTATTGAGATTAAGGTAGACCCCTGATTTTGTGGAACTAAAGAAATTTACGTACATATTTGCTTACATGTACCAGGATTTCTGGTAATACTTCTTAAATCAAAAAATCCTTTATTAAGTCCAATTAACTTAATAAGGGTTTATTTAGGGTTTAAAATCCGGTGAAATTCCTGGTTACGAAAAGTCTCTATACATTACCACTTACTATGtgttgacaaaacaaaatcCTTTCTTTAGAAACAATGATTCCatgtttttgatgatttttatccTTTAAAAATCCAACATCTGACAAATTTTTTCCAGCATGAAGCACATATATCAGTGAAAGCAATTTTAACTCCTATTCATAATTGCTGAGGAAACAGAAATGGGGTTTCTAAGCTTAGAATAACTCTGTTTATGTACTGGGTTCTCAAACTTTTAATAGCAATGAGCAAAAGTTAATGACTTCAGATTTTAGATAAGAAGGATTAGAAATCCCTATGGTTGAAAGATACAGCGAATGGGCAGTGTGTCGGCTATTACGTCGCACCGAAGATTTCCGATCTCAAAGGCTTCAGATATGCATATTGAGGTCACGCGTCTTATCAACTCAGTAATTCAGCAATAGCTGTGAAACAGATGGGAGTAGAAAGGAAACTTTTGCAGAAATTGTGTCCCACTCACAATTCAACTTGTTGGTCAATGTTTTTGTGATTGTGTCACCTGTCCTTTAAGTGTTTTATTTCTATTGCATTGTACTAGATagcatcttttcgaaaaatatgggtGGCCCTGAAAAGGGCCATTTGGGGCTAGATGTTATAGCCTGCCTGTCATGGCTTGATGCTGGAGCTGCTGGGCTGCCTCAATATTCCCCCCGGAATCTGCACATCGGGCAAGGGTTGATGCTCTGGTAGACTCCTACCACGCAAATACAGCAAAACCGCATTGTGCCACAGTTCTGACACCGAATCTGGAGGTGCTCCTTCTCCCCATAGCAAATGACACACTCTCCAGTTAATTCCTTCTCTGCCTTTATGGCCCAAGTGGGTATTATTGTCAGGTGGCTCCGGTCATCAATTGGATGTCTGCCGTGTTGGTAAAGCTCCAGGAAAATGTCCGGAGACGGGGTCCTGGACGGCGGCATCTGGGAAGCGGCGGAGACGGGGCCCTGGGAGCTGGTGACGGAGTCCTGGGAGGCTGAGGAGATGGAGTCCTGGGAGGCTGAGGCAGCGGCGGCGGAGGTCCAGGAAAGGTTCGCACCATGGGTGGAGGAGAGGTTGAACTGCTCGGTACAAAATCGGCAAATAAATTCCTGGCCCGCTGAAATGGCCGGGCAAAAGCGGAGGCCTCTGACGGAATGACCGGGGGAACATAGGGCCCCGATCTCCCTCGCCCTACGGGATAGACTCCTTCTCTTCCACGTCCTACCGGTCGGGGTGGAGATGGTGCTCTCCTCCGGATTGGCGTACGTCGAGGCTGAGGAGGGGGCTGGAGGGGCGGATTGGCTGGTGAAAATGTTCCCGCTGGTCTAGCTGGCCGATTGTCCGGGCAGTCCAATGGCAAAGCGAAATGATGGTCCTGCCTCGCTACAAAGTAGGACCGGTCACAATGCGTCCTGTTTGGTGAGTAGGGAGGTGGAGACGGTGTGACCCTCTTCGTAGGAGTATCTGTGGGCGAGTAAGGTTCCACAGGATCGGGACTGGCTGGGAACTCAGGTACCGTTGGGCTTCTCACCGGAATGGCCACAATAGCTGGTCTGGGGCTAGCACCAAAGTTGGGCGGTGGCGGTCTGTTAGGTGGCACCATCCTCCGCTGGACGTTTTCCTCCAACTCGTTCACCATGATGGGGTATGGGCGATAAAACTCCCCATCAGAGGGGTCCTGTGGATTGGCCTCATCCTCAAACAAATGCAAGGGCCTAAAACAAACCCGGTCATACCGCTGGTGGACAGGATTCCACTGGTAATCCCAGAGCTCTATCACTTGTCTCGTGAAAAGGCGAGGATAGCTATGGCTCACTGGAACAGAAGTGCTCATGGTTGAGTTTTCTTGCAAACACTAGGTAACTAGTGAAGTGCGGGGATAGAGAACGCCGATATTTACGATAAGAAGGCGGAGTTTAACAAACTAAATGACAGTTGTCTAGGAAATCAGAGTTCAATAGTTCAAGTACCTTGAAATCGACAGTTCAGCACGCGCTGTGACGTCATATCATTGGATTTAACGCTTTTGTACTCAAGATACACCatagaaaaaaacaatttgtttatgataaatcaatattttattaataccaaCACAGTAActcaaaaaataatacaaacacatttttttttaactcagaatacaaacatattaaatcaacttcaattttttaatcaaacgtTCAGGCATTTTTAAGCGTCTTTTTATAACACAAGAAAATTCGTAGCCATATTCTGGTCTACCCCAAAACCATTCATACAATTGATAGCGTCTTTTTAAAATCGGATCAAGGAGATGGCTCATCTCTTCAATACGTCGTTCAAATCGACTCCGGTCTGCTGCAGCGGTCATCCATTCGCTCGTCCGATCCTCGTTAGGAACTTCGTAAATTTTCAATTCAGGATCAAATCTTACTTTTTTTATTGGGCTTCTTGGGTTTCTTGTTTTAACACATCCACGTCCGGGACAATGGCTTCTTCGTCCACTGGTCGAGCGTTCTCGGTGTCGTCCTCTACAATCAAACATTGAGGCATGTTCAGATTTCTCTTTAGTTTCATGTACGCAAACTCCAGAGCCGCAATTTTCATTTGATCGATCTGACGAATTATGTGAGTACATTCTCTTCCTTTTTGGGTAAACATTTTCTTCATACAATTCCaattctgatattcttttacAGTAACCCGGTTAATTTCTGCAGCAACCCTGGTTTGGCTCCCTCCGCAAACCAATAAATCGTCGCCAATCTCCCGGGATTCGGGTTTTCCGCGACCCCTATCAGTACTTTCTGAAGCCATCTCAGGTTGTCGATTTGTTTGCTCATCTCCACGATCTGTACCAACTTCTGCCGTTTCTCCCCGTACGCCATCGCGTTCCATTTCGTCACCAACAAATACCCTTCAAAGGAAAATGAAGCAATATCAGCCATCATAATTGCTCTAGTATCATactctgatttttaaaatgataaaaaatcctCTATTATATACCCTCAGGCAAATATGTTTACGAACTTTCTCAAGGGCGCTAGACAGCTGCAGGTGTTTTTTTTAGGTCAAACAGCTGCAGCGATTTTAACAATAACAACTTCAGTCATGTAAACAACGAGGGTATATAAGACAGgactttttattaaataaattcattctcTAAAAAATCATGAGCTATGATTCATCTCTCATGACCCAGTCGCAGGACCCCGTAACCTTAGAAATGGCTGTATTCGATAGCGGGGCATATGAGGAACCCTCGTTCATGAGCAAGGAAGACTTCGGTATTATTACTACCACTCAAGAAGGAATTCTGAATACCCTCCAAGTCATGAGCAATGAAATTGCTAATCATACTGACatcatcttgaaaaaaattcaagaaatacAGGAAAAAAAAGGAGGAATGACTACCGTTTATAAATGCTATACCTGCGGAGAGGAAGGCCACTTTTCACCGAAATGCCCTCACAAAGAAGAATaccaaaagaagaaaaaaactaaCACCGCCGAAGAAATCAAACCAAAATTCAGCTGCTTCACCTGCGGAGAACCAGGACATTATTCTTCCAACTGTcctcaaaaagaaaataaaaatccagcAACTAAAAGCAACGAATGCTTCAATTGCGGGGAAGAAGGACACTGGGCTAATAAATGCCCACACAAACAAAGAGGCTATTGTTACAATTGCCACGAAGAAGGACATTTTACTAAAAACTGCCCTAACGGCTcggaagaaaaacaaaaaaagaaaacagcaGCACAAAAAAGAAGCGCCTGCTATACCTGCGGAGAAACAGGCCATTGGACCAAGGACTGCACAAAAATTGAACAACTCATTCAAACTTCAGATATTGAAGATACTGAACCTGAACCGCCGaaaaaaaaccatcaaaaaggagagaaaaaaaacaaccaaaaaaccTAAAAAAGAAGACTGGGACGAGGAAATGAAAATCGAACAAAAAATACCGGGGCGAATGAAGAGAATCAACAATCAAAACATGTTCATTGAGGAACCCGACCTCGATTAAAAACCGAAATCCGTGAAAGAAAAGGATTATTTCTTCAATGTAAATACgttttttaactttaactttaacGGTTTATCATTATTGTCTTGTTCTAATTGcatgttttcattcaataaagtCGTTCTCTCTCTATACTGCCTTTTGTTTACCTTTATTCAgacgccattttggatttgaCCTCAATAATTAAgacgccattttggatttgaCCTCAGTTGACCCCCCTATCTAGGAGCCTTATACTACTTACAGGTACTACTCCATTATGTCTATTGTGATATGATATAAGTACAGGAGACACATATAAGTCTTTAGGTATCTTTGATTTAGATGTTGTCTGTAACAACGCACAAACTGGTTGATATGGAAGTTCTTTATGTAGATACCCTTTGACTACAATATCTGTATTTGGGGGAATAATAACTCTAGATGACTCGGCTAGTCTAACTAAAGCTAGAACATTCTTGTGTCTTTGTAACTCTTTGTCTCCTAAAGAAACGCATCTTAATGCAAGGTGCCATGGAGCAAATAAATTTGCTTCTTGTAAGTACCTAAGACCATGCGATTCCTTAACTAGATTCATTAGAACAGAGATAATGTTAGTACCGATTAAAACGGGAACACATTTGCTATATGATGTGTTTGGTATAATAAGGAATAAACCATCTACACAAACTTGATTGTTGTCGATACCTTTAGCTTTCAGAGAACACTGAATATAAGCCAAGTAGGGTAATGAATGACCATCTGCACActctacatgtaaaatatttgacaaaGATTGCAGTGGTATATTatacaaatttttttcataaaaaacactgacaaattgttgaaattgaagATCCAGTTTCAATAAGTGCTGTTGTTTGATAATTATCAATAGTAACAGAGACCTCATTTGTTGAACCAACTAAAGTACATTTATTGATGTTTTCTTGataagattttgattttgaagttTCCTGGTTGCAAAATGACTTTAAATGATCTGTTCCAACTCTACAGTATAAATCTGAATGTCCAGTTTGCCTACAATTTGCACACTTTTCTCTTGCTGGATCATTTGATAtgcttttaaaatgattttcaatatTGATGGAGCTTGGTTCTACACTTGTGTCTGCTATCTGCTCCTCAATGCAGACATAATCTAGTTTTTTCTTTCTGAACTGTATGCTCCTCGGTTGAAATATCCTCTATTGGAATATCCTCTGCTACGGTATCCTCTGCTGTATTGACCTGGAGTCTCATTTGATCTGTTACTGTTCATGAAATCTGTACAACTCGACCATTGTTAATATCCTTGCGGAGTTGACTGTCTACCATGTTGGTGTGGTTGATAGGAAGTTGATCGTTGCTCCTGGCTGTTGTATCTACCTTGATTACCTCTTCCTCGCCAAAATGGACGTTGACCTCTTTCTCCTCTGTTGGGTTGCTCTCCTCTCTCTTgtttgatttctgataaggtGTTCTCAAAAGTAGTCATCTTTGCAtccattttttcaattttttttaaagatattctttAAGGTAGTATCAGTGGAACTTGTAATTGGATTAAGAGGAACAGAGGTCCTAGAACTTGCTTTGGAATTTGAAATCTCTAATTCAATAGCTCTGATTTCTTTTCTTAAAGAATCGAAGTCCTTGGTAGTTTCATATTTATACCTACTGGCATTTTTTAAGTTCCGAATCTCTGAGACCTGACCAAAATTTGGTTCGAAGCATGTCATTTCTTGCCGTCTGGCTAATGTGACCTTTTTCTACAGCAGATTGTAATATTGTTTCTAACTTCATTCCACATGACTGCTTCACTGTCATAAACATTACCAAAAACACCTTCCAATTTATGAATAATCATTCCAGGAGTTGCTTCATCAGACATTGATAGTAATAAGGATCTAGGTTTTCCTTTGACAGAATACCTTATTGATTGTAACAAAATTGGAGTGGAGTAATTTTTCTCTCTAAAAATACACTTGACTTCAAATTTCCAAACCTCTAATGATGTATCATTTTTCTCTTCCCCTGAAAATATTTGGATTCTTTGGGAGGATAAGGTAACTGGGTTAGGAGAactaattggggggggggggggcaatatgggaGAACGGCTTAAAAGAGGGAAAAGAGACTTTGGTGTGGATGTTAAGGTGCGTGGAATACCTTTGGAATCTTTGTCTGTTTTAGACTGTGTTAAACCATGGTATTCTTCCATTGTCAAATTTTATACTTTGTATTTTGTGTGATATATCTAATCATTGTCTTAACTCATCTTCAGACATATTTGGTTCTTCTTTGACAGTTTTCTTACCTTCTTCTGCACTCTTTGCATGTGTAGTTTAATCTATGAAAtgtatttactttaaatatatagATACAAGTAGGAAATTATATGACTCAGAGtctgtacaaaatataaaacactaaCATGAATTTCTAATCAAGTAAGAGTTTGGCAGATATCTGTAAATTAAAGTGAATGTTAATTAAAAgaataatagaattgaaaaatatattcacaatccttaaattaattttaggatgaaacaataaatttaattcattcctCTGGTTCACTTTCCTCACTGTCACTTGAATTGTCATCGACTAATGAAGCGTCACTGATGAACTCACCCCAGTCTCTCACACCCAGTTTACCCTCCTTGTGGTGACGAGCATAGCCAAGAAACCACAGAATAGCTGCCACATTGGCACACATTCCTACCACTCGTGCACCAGCTCTACATTTACAGTACCACCCACAGATCTCACCTGCTTCGTATCTTACCCACAATAGGTAGGATTTAGAGGAGACATGGCGGCTCTGCAAACGCACTCGTAATGGACCTGGCTCC encodes:
- the LOC128174710 gene encoding uncharacterized protein LOC128174710, translated to MSTSVPVSHSYPRLFTRQVIELWDYQWNPVHQRYDRVCFRPLHLFEDEANPQDPSDGEFYRPYPIMVNELEENVQRRMVPPNRPPPPNFGASPRPAIVAIPVRSPTVPEFPASPDPVEPYSPTDTPTKRVTPSPPPYSPNRTHCDRSYFVARQDHHFALPLDCPDNRPARPAGTFSPANPPLQPPPQPRRTPIRRRAPSPPRPVGRGREGVYPVGRGRSGPYVPPVIPSEASAFARPFQRARNLFADFVPSSSTSPPPMVRTFPGPPPPLPQPPRTPSPQPPRTPSPAPRAPSPPLPRCRRPGPRLRTFSWSFTNTADIQLMTGAT